attcatccgggcgcgacaaaaatgtatcatgacttaaagaaagattattggtggccgggcatgaaacgtgatgttgtgaagtatgttgagcaatgtgtcacgtgtttacaagtaaaagccgaacaccaaaagccgtatggtaagttgcaaccgttagaaatcccgaaatggaaatgggagcacattaccatggatttcattacaaagttacctaaaacggcgagaacccaattcgattcgatttgggttatagttgaccgattgacaaaaagcgctttgtttcttcccattaaagaagcgatatcgtcggaagccttggctaagttgtttatcaaagaagtggtctcgcgacatggggttcctatatctattatttcagatcgagatacccgttttacatctcggttttgggaaaagtttcatgaagatatgggtacgcaattgaagttgagcacggcgtatcatcctcaaacggacggtcaaaccgaacgtacgaatcaaactttagaagatatgttacgggcgtgcatcattgactttggtggtagttgggatgagcatttacctttggtggaattctcgtacaataatagttatcatactagtatcgggatgctaccttacgaaatgctttatgggcgtaggtgtcgaactcccgtttgttgaggagaagtgggtcaaagagagatcgggagtaccaatttggttttagagacaaatagcaagatcgatttgattcgggaacatttgaagaaggctcaagataggcaaaagtcgtatgccgatagacgtaggcgattgattgagttccaagaaggcgatatggtgatgcttaaggtttcgccatggaagggtattattcgatttcgaaaacggggaaagttagctcctcggtttattaggcagttcaaggtttcagctcatgttggtgaagttgcatatcgattggaattacccgaagagcttgcggggatccataatacatttcatgtttcccacctccgtaagtgtcttgcggatgattcctcatggatgcctttaggcgagatcgagctaaacaacaagttagaatatgtcaaggaaccgattgctatccttgacgagaaggtgaaaatgttgaggaataaagaggtgagaactttcaaggttcaatggtggcgaagtaaaggttccgagtttacttgggagcccgaggagtttgtcttggtttatcttcctgcttgtcatgcggcgtggattgcgaggtcgcaatccggttcaagtgggggagagttgtaagttcctgttttcttttggtttggacgccgtccaaaaatctgggacgccgtcccattatgaagtcctggacgccgtccaaaaatagGGGACACCGTCCCATtttgaaggcctggacgccgtccagaaatctggacgccgtccagatggtctgacaAGCCAGCCTTTGTATTTTAAGTTATTTAgttgggcaatttggtaatttcacatgtatGGACGACTTAAgggccttaggatcagtttggtgagctcattacttcatttctcaaccaccaaacatcatccattcattctagagagagagggggtggttaagtgtgagaaagcttaaatcggggaagaagaagctcatttcgggttagaactcgggagttaaagttgttcacctcctccttagctacgttttgattgttgtggtaagccttaAACTTGATTACctaagtttaatgtgtttaagggttagggtttgggttagtattgcacataaaacccatttgtgagtaatttggggtttttgggtaagtttgggtcatgaagacccaaatggtggctaacctagggttttgaaagggtaaatgggtcttaaaggcctagcaaatcactagtacactaatagttatgttagtgggtgtcatttgggttgtgggtgacctaaatgggtatgttgaccttgaaatgggtcaaatgggtctttgatgacctaggttgtcttgcatgtatgaaaacgagttaactttgtggttaaaagtgtgttaagaccttaattggctagagttagggtttttggtgaagttaacccattattagggttaagggtgcaaaatgggtcgggattgcactttgggtcaaaagactctagattttgactgagttgcttgaccgacttgagttgtgaattgattatgtgctaaaatgtaataggtacattacattgaagtggcaagttcggttatctttcacgaagactctaaggtgagtggagtaattatacgtatgtgtatatgacgtatttatttgtgggtgttatggtatgaaccatcgagccggtagtgccataacatgtgtgtgatcgagtgtgaaccacgagctggtagcactataaactaagatgtgaaccacgagccggtagcatcgagtgtgaaccacgagccggtagcactataaactaagatgtgaaccacgagccggtagcatcgagtgtgaaccacgagccggtagcactataaacgagtatgactcaaaagcgtatggtgtgaaccacgagccggtagcaccatagcgatattggttaaccatattgagattgtggattgtttagcatattgtttaaatatattgtgttgagtatatgccaatgcggttttgtgataatgtacgacttgttaagtatttcgggtatgatgttatgctaatttgagtttcaagttcgtacaaggtattcggtaattgtgattgcaaatcgatgggttatatatatgtatgtataattattgcattcactaagctttgcttaccctctcgttgtttacttttttttataggctcgggcattgacaagggtaagagcattcaattggattagtgatctcccgcttgtcttgttaggggatgcttttgggtgttagcttttggagttcgaccgagattgggtagtttaaccccaaacaccatgctctagtgtcgtttggaacttaaacttatatttggtcgaaacttttatttttgaacgaaactcgtaaattgggcgatgtgggcccgttgatgtaaaacttgatttgatgatgaaaatctcttagtttcatttatattgacttgtggtaaaaaggttttcgtttgaaagtgtcgggaagcgggttttccgctcgtgtgagttggacccgtgatcagtggctggaaggccattgggacgccgtcccaattccttggacgccgtcccagttggttgagctggacgccgtcctaaAACTCTAGACGCtgtcccacccttctgagctggacgccgtccaggattctggacgccgtccagatgcactgccataaattttttttttttggtacgcgtttttgggtctATGAAGTCAGGTTGTTACATTACATTAGGCTTTTCACCATAAGCTAGCTCAAAAGATGATTTTTGTGTACCTGGCTAAGATGGTAACCGATTAGAAAAATGCAAGCACATTGAAGTGCTTCCACCCATAGCTCCCTAGGCAACCCCTTGTCATGTAACCaagataagcatattgaaacaaggtaagcaatctttctttctgaaaccccattttgttgtggagtatccgGACAAGTCATTTAGCGAGAAATACCATTTGTTTTACAATAAGTAAAGAAATCATTTAATATGAATTCTCCACCATTATCACTCCTAAGAGCTTTTACCTTTCTCCCAAATTCTGATTCTACCGCTTCTTTGAAATCTATGAAATTTGATAAGGCTTTTCTTTTCTCCTTTTGAAATTTCACCCAAGTAAACCGAGAATAGTCATCAATTAGCACCATGACATAGAAATGACCGCTATAACTTGGTGTTTTTGTTGGCCCCATCAAGTCCGTATGAATCAAGTCAAGCAAACCTTGTTCTCGATTTATTGACTTCTTATATGGAAATCAGTATGACTTTCCATATTGACATCATTGGCATATTATTTCCTCACGAACATTCTTTAATTAAGGAATTCCATTAACTAGTTTATGTGAGAATATCTTTTGCAACATTTGATATCCCACATGGCCTAGTATAGCATGCCAAATAGCTCTGTTGTCGGTTTGACTTGTTTTCTTCACATAAGCCTCACCTGCGGACAACACAAACAAAGAACCTTTCTTTTCTCCCGTGAAAAGAACATCACCCACAATCTCCTTGACATTCTCAAGGACTTTCACATCCGTTGGACCAAAAAGAACATATTTTCCAGATTCGGTAATTTGAGGTACCAAAACTAGATTCTTGGTCAATTTAGGAACAAGATAAACATCTTTcaaagtaaaagtattattattaacatcaataatagcaTTAACTTCCTTTTTAACTGGATGATTTGAGTTGTCGGCCGTGATTACAACTCGATTTTGATTGTGATCTCTAACGTCATGAAGAAGAGTTCCATCACCGGTCACATGATGAGAGCAACCCGAATCAATAATCCATTAATTCTTCTTAACAACCGTATCAACGGTAAAACATTAATCCCATTTGACTTCATCATCATCGTTGCTTGAACAAGCCACGTTTGCTTTTGTGACTTTAGAACGAGAATATTTCTTGATGTGACCAACCTTCCCGCACTTGTAACATGTGGGAGGTTTCTTTTCATAGTTACTTTTGTAACTAGTTtgctctttttctttttctttgctAGAATAACCTTTCTTGAAGTTCTTCCCGTTTGAAAACAATACCGCATCATTTTCAAATCCTTTAACCATTTGCTTGGCCAAAGCTTCTTGATTAGAGAGCAAAGAGCAAATTCTCTAATTCTTCAACCGAAGGTTGAGTAGACCACCCCTGTATAGAGGTTATGAACGgaacatactctttcttcaaaccacGAATTAAATATCTTCGCAACCGAGATTCACTAATTTTCTCGTTTGTATCAATCTCTGAAATTTCAGAACAAAGAGTTTTCACCCGTAAGAAATATTTAGAAACTGACATACCTTCTTGTCTTGAGATTGCTAACTCATTTTTCAAGAATTGCAACCGTGTGGTATTCTTCTTGGTAAAGAGTTTCTCAAGAGTATCCCAAACCTTCTTTGGCGAGTTAAGATCACGAACGTGTTCTATGAACTCTTTACTAATTGATTTCCTCAACACAAAGAGAGCCTTCCCACACTTAATCTTTCATTTTCTTCGTGACTCGCCTTGCTCAAGAGTTTCTACGGGAATTATGGCATCGCTTCCGGCCACAAGTTCCCATAGATCTTAACCTTGAAGATAAGCCTCCATACACATCTTCCAATACTTGTAGCTGTTACCTACAAGTCTTTCTATGCCATTGATCATACCACCATTGTTACTATTTGTGCCTTCCATTTTTGATAGCAAGATAACTAACTTTGAACTTTGAGTAATTGCACACAAGTTTAACTTAGGATCAAACTTTAACCAAGTTTAAAACCAAGCTCTGATTAAATTGCTGTAAATGTGAAGGTAAGAAAAACAATATGAAATAAGATAGATTGCAaaagagaatgtgtattgattgagTTGAAATGATACACCTTACCTATGCTTAAATACAAAAATGTAAGCCTAATAAACCAAAGTAATAAATGATAGATGTTAACCAACTTTATAAGAAAATCATGCAAAAGATATTGAAGATAACATAGCCTACAATGCATTAAATGAATAAGACAAACAAGAAAATCCGTAGTCAATTTTTGTAGGTGGGCAGTTGTTGGCTTTTAGTTTGCATCAATATTTTAACACTTTAATGGTGCAAGTATAACCTCTATTTTGAAACAATAGTTGTTACATCATATATAACTTAAATTAGCTACCAAGTACAAATACACGATTCCTttagtatatataaatgtataaaatGTAAACCGATCGTAATTGAGAAAAAAATCATAAACATGAATGCATATCACATGTGTACGTCAAACAGAACTTAAACACCAATAATTAAGACTAATGAACAAAAATCCAACAAGTTCCAATTAGTAATGTTTCACATATAAATtatactcaacaattgcatctgatgtTTTAGGATCAAAGTAAACCGTATGAGCCAAAGCATAACCACTTGCATACCTAAACCGCCCACTTCCTCCAACAATCGGCATTTCTCGCACGTCGCTAAAAACCGGATTTCTCCCGAGCACACTAATACTACTCCCATTAAACTCCCCATAACTAAACTCATAATTCACCACCATAAGCAATGCTGCTTCATTCTTTGCTGCAAATGCATACATTCCTTGTGCCTTTCCAACCATTTTTGACGACACATTTTGGCCTTCGGTTAATGCATTATCCATCATATACGTGTCACCAAAGAGACTAGAATCTTGGGTTCCTGCAATCTTGATAGCTGATGGATTTTTACCACTATGGATGTCATGGAAGAAAAAGTGAAAGTGTGTTGTTTTCTCCATTCGTTTCATCGATATGGCTTCCGAAACCTCTTCATAGAAAACTCCATTAGATTGATAAAAAATAGATGAAGAGAGTATTAAGTAGAATGTGATTGTAACTGTGTTTTTGAGATGAGAAGACATTGTTTTTTGATGTTGAGTGAGTTTGTAAGTTGGAGTTCTAAATGTACTTATAGGGTGTGTCGGATTTACAAATTGGTTAGTTGCCTTTTCCCTGCTTCTTGATCACTTACAAATTAGT
This genomic stretch from Rutidosis leptorrhynchoides isolate AG116_Rl617_1_P2 chromosome 11, CSIRO_AGI_Rlap_v1, whole genome shotgun sequence harbors:
- the LOC139877886 gene encoding dirigent protein 22-like; the protein is MSSHLKNTVTITFYLILSSSIFYQSNGVFYEEVSEAISMKRMEKTTHFHFFFHDIHSGKNPSAIKIAGTQDSSLFGDTYMMDNALTEGQNVSSKMVGKAQGMYAFAAKNEAALLMVVNYEFSYGEFNGSSISVLGRNPVFSDVREMPIVGGSGRFRYASGYALAHTVYFDPKTSDAIVEYNLYVKHY